The genomic interval TATCCGAGTAGTAAATTGAACAGGCAGAACatgaacaaaatatatatataaaaaagaaaataaattaaaacgaCAAATAATTCAGTTATGATAAATTTGAAGATTTTTCGCAAGGTTAGAAAATACCAAAGATGGAGATTCTCACCCatagcataatttttttttaaatgattgaTCTATATACGAACACTACTACAACTGAAGAAATATATTCAAACGACAAATAATTCAATTGTGATAAATTTGAAGAATTGAAGTTGAATATATTATGCTAATACAAACTATGCAGAATTAGATAGTGGTGAAAATTGCTCATACAATTAGAAAATTCTTCAATTTTAATTCAAGCATCCTGAAAAGATGGAGAATATGATGTAGCAAAATATCAGAGGATAAAGAGcaagttttaaaatatatatatatatgtgtgtggagagagagagagagagagagagagctgttttttttttcaaaaccttaACTGATTAGCATCCAGGGTTTATCATTTTTAAGCTTCAGAAAAAGTATTTTGTGcaagtttaaaaataaataatctaTCTATTGTACAAAAGatgaatttaattctttcttataaGCAATTTTCTCTGTTGCCTACATAAAATCAAGATTTTTCCATCTAAGTTTGAAACTTCATTAATTAGGGTGAGAAATTGGCTAATTTGATTAACAAGATTATACTTCTCATTAACCAAATTGATAGAAATTTAATCTATTAACCAATGACTAATTGAAGAAAAACCTTTagtttaattgaaaatttaaaattcatacaaaattttaaaatgcttgCTAAATCTCTCGAACACAAAATGTAAAGCTTCAAACCTTTAAAGGTTTGGCAAAGGCAAGAAGTTCTCGTCGCCGGTCGACAGCGCCGCCAGCGGCCTGGCATTCAAATTCTCCTTCAGCTCCGTCAATGATGCTTGGAACTGCTCCAATTCCTCCAATCCCATTCCGTCAATAGCCGCCTCCCACCAGAACCCCCCGCCGCCGCCGTAGACCGCCGCCTTCGCTTCTTCAACGGCGGGCGCCTTCTTTCTCTCCTCCTCTATCTCCTTAAACGCCGCCGCGTAGCTCCGGTTGTACTCATCCGTCGGATGGTGGGCGGCGGCGGACCCCGGCGGCGGGCCTCCGGCGAGATACTGGTCGACGATGGCGTCGACGCTGGGATGCCCAAACGAGAAGAAATTGTTGCCGGGAGACTTGACGACGACGGCGATTTGGACGCCGCAGAGGACGCAGAGCTCGCCGGCTTTCTTGAACATTCCTGCCCGGCGCTTCGAGAAAGAAACTTGAAGATTGCTTTTCTGGTCGATCTTCTTGATGTCGATCTTTCGCCGGCCGGCGCTTCGCCGCCTCCCCTGTTTTGGTGTCCTGACCATGGTTGAATTGAGAGAAAAAAGGGGCGAGAATACAATGTGGCGGTGTGTTTGTCTTATAAAACAGCAAGGTAAAAATCTGACTAGGATGATTGGAAGTAACTAACCACTATCATTacatatacactttccatttttcatttattatgtatttattataaaacaaatatttagaaatattttgGGTTACTTGACTCATGTAAAAATATACCTTTATATTGTTGAATAATAAACATTAAAAAATCTTCTTAttcaattttaacatggtatcagcgCAAGTTGCGTTCAAAACttaaattttcttcttctttttcccctAACCTTCATTGCCACCGACCACTGTTTCTAAACACTCGTTGACACTGTGATCCCTTCAGCATCCCCTGCAGTTTGTGATTCTGATGGTGTCGTCGCCATCGTCTTTAGTGACTCAAAGAGCACACTAGTTCTTCTCTGTTCAAGCATCGTCTTCATTGTCTCCAGCATTTTAGAGCCCTAGCAGATAGCAGCGAATGACGCACgaaaaaaattttgatcgttggaaaacttaatttcagaatgtaaatcgatttcagatcaaagagtttatcttaaaagaatttcagatcctttgaaaacaaaattttgaatacttgaagattagttgatctaaaaccttaaaaaaaaacttactttgatctaaaagcctttgaatatctctggatcagaaaagttgttgaaaagcacttgatctggaaactttagaggatttctcaatttcaaaattcttttgaatatttcatcaaagttctttctctctttctttgtactttcttttctcttttataaaatgtttgagattagtactatttatagagtttttttgaaatcatccattactcccaaagattcttaaaattcatttccaaatattttgaaataaatatgtttaaaaacatagtttaaaaaatcttctatttttaagccctttttatttattaaaaaaatactttttagagtatatatgttttaaaaaaatatttttgattttccaaatattttgaaataaatatgtttaaaaacttcattatttcaaaaaattttcttttgttaaaccctttctttttatggatttaagaaatattctttagagtatatatataaaaacatatttttgaatttttatgagcttcaaatttctttatacttaagatttactttgaattACTTACATTtaagaatatccttaaaagtataatctagtcttcaaaacttgttcttttaccatctttgtagttgcattctttcctttgagttttttacaatatgacttcattcttcaagCTCTTTGTAATCTATGAACTTTCTTATACATTTGAACTCtattattttcctgaacacttttacttgaaacatattaaatatatcatttgatttgttatcatcaaaataagaattgtaagccttattaagCCAACAAACCTCTCCTCAGGGACCTCCatgatgtttcaagaaatttAGGAATCTCTCTTGAGGTTTGCCATAAAAACATATATCTTCCTTTTTGTTTTACAAAAAGACAAGTATTTTAAAAAACATAATGTAAAAATTTCTAACaactaattaaatattattaaatgtGTAACTTGCTTTAATATTGAATGCAACTTTGGAGAACTTTTCAAACCTTCAAACAACTTAGTTGAAAATATacaaagttcaaaattttcatatgGTTAATCTTTGACCAATCTTTGAGCAAGCTTAGTAAAGAAACTAGAGGGACTAGTAACAAATTGAATTGTGGGTTCATATTAATTAGTTGcaattttatatagaacacaaaGACAATAACGAATCAAAGGGAATTCCTAACAAATTGATCATATGAGTCGTTCTTTTGATACTGAGGTTAAGATAAACGCTTATCTAGTTGTTATTGTGGTTAGAGCTTGTAATTGAAAAAAGATAAAAAGTTGAAAATTTTGTCATTACAAACACCAAAAGTTATACCATTACCAAATATTAGAAGGATGCACAAATTTGACTCTAATTGTCTTCAGGCAAAGTATTTTGACATAGTGGACCCaaatttgaatatttaaaatgtttgacATATGCAATAAGATGCTATAAAGGATGTATATGAGAGTAGCATGTGTTCATAAGTtgaagacttaaaaaaaaaaatctagttcAAGAATTACATGACGTGTGACGACTCCCAAATTActaccatttatttatttatttttatattcttacATTTATTACTCTAATATCCAGAATGGTTTTCAACTTTATTTCTCTTGCAATGTTATTAGGATTGCTATTTGTAGATATTCCTCTCAATTGATATTTTAAGTTAGGCTATGCTAATTTGGAAATTAAGgtcttgaatattctttcaaactAGATTGGCCTTATACGTGCATGAGATGAGGCCTTCTATATATGTTAGATTGTGACAATCATTATCTCTGTTGTCTTGGACTACAAGTGTTAAATTTTGACAATGTTAACCTCAATGAAGTTTAgttctaattttctttttaagtcaaatttacTGTTTAAATTATTTTGTGCTTACTTGTTAATAGataatttaaaaattagttttagaATGTATCTATTACTTTTGGCTATCCTTAGTTTGATCACAATCTCTCAATAATTGCCACAAATTTTCTTAGAAAAAGATACATATGTTGAACAATTTTAAGTGACATGGTTTTAAAAGTCATTAGTAATAAGACCTATGGTCAAATTGATAATATCAACATCATTACTATGATGTTATTGATAACATATATTGTTTTAAACATTCAaagaaatatattataataaaaataaattattatttgagTGATTGTCTATCTCACATTTTCTCTTTAATATTATGTATCTTATTTGGTTTATTTGGAATAGCATGTCATGCCCATATACAGTAATTTTAACTTTACAAATATTAGATATACATTCACACCTACTAATTATTAGAACATATTTTCTTAGTATTATGTATCCGAGTAGTAAATTGAACAGGCAGAACatgaacaaaatatatatataaaaaagaaaataaattaaaacgaCAAATAATTCAGTTATGATAAATTTGAAGATTTTTCGCAAGGTTAGAAAATACCAAAGATGGAGATTCTCACCCatagcataatttttttttaaatgattgaTCTATATACGAACACTACTACAACTGAAGAAATATATTCAAACGACAAATAATTCAATTGTGATAAATTTGAAGAATTGAAGTTGAATATATTATGCTAATACAAAACTATGCAGAATTAGATAGTGGTGAAAATTGCTCATACAATTAGAAAATTCTTCAATTTTAATTCAAGCATCCTGAAAAGATGGAGAATATGATGTAGCAAAATATCAGAGGATAAAGAGcaagttttaaaatatatatatatatgtgtgtggagagagagagagagagagagagagctgttttttttttcaaaaccttaACTGATTAGCATCCAGGGTTCATCATTTTTAAGCTTCAGAAAAAGTATTTTGTGcaagtttaaaaataaataatctaTCTATTGTACAAAAGatgaatttaattctttcttataaGCAATTTTCTCTGTTGCCTACATAAAATCAAGATTTTTCCATCTAAGTTTGAAACTTCATTAATTAGGGTGAGAAATTGGCTAATTTGATTAACAAGATTATACTTCTCATTAACCAAATTGATAGAAATTTAATCTATTAACCAATGACTAATTGAAGAAAAACCTTTagtttaattgaaaatttaaaattcatacaaaattttaaaatgcttgCTAAATCTCTCGAACACAAAATGTAAAGCTTCAAACCTTTAAAGGTTTGGCAAAGGCAAGAAGTTCTCGTCGCCGGTCGACAGCGCCGCCAGCGGCCTGGCATTCAAATTCTCCTTCAGCTCCGTCAATGATGCTTGGAACTGCTCCAATTCCTCCAATCCCATTCCGTCAATAGCCGCCTCCCACCAGAACCCCCCGCCGCCGCCGTAGACCGCCGCCTTCGCTTCTTCAACGGCGGGCGCCTTCTTTCTCTCCTCCTCTATCTCCTTAAACGCCGCCGCGTAGCTCCGGTTGTACTCATCCGTCGGATGGTGGGCGGCGGCGGACCCCGGCGGCGGGCCTCCGGCGAGATACTGGTCGACGATGGCGTCGACGCTGGGATGCCCAAACGAGAAGAAATTGTTGCCGGGAGACTTGACGACGACGGCGATTTGGACGCCGCAGAGGACGCAGAGCTCGCCGGCTTTCTTGAACATTCCTGCCCGGCGCTTCGAGAAAGAAACTTGAAGATTGCTTTTCTGGTCGATCTTCTTGATGTCGATCTTTCGCCGGCCGGCGCTTCGCCGCCTCCCCTGTTTTGGTGTCCTGACCATGGTTGAATTGAGAGAAAAAAGGGGTGAGAATACAATGTGGCGGTGTGTTTGTCTTATAAAACAGCAAGGTAAAAATCTGACTAGGCTGATTGGAAGTAACTAACCGCTATCATTacatatacactttccatttttcatttattatgtatttattataaaacaaatatttagaaatattttgGATTCCTTGACTCATGTAAAAATATACCCTTATATTGTTGaataataaatatagaaaaatcttCTTAttcaattttaacatggtatcggAGCAAATTGCGTTCAAAACttaaattttcttcttcttttttccctaACCTTCATTACCGCCGACCACTGTTTCTAAACACTCGTTGACACTGTGATCCCTTCAGCATCCCCTGCAGTTTGTGTTTAGTTTTCCGGTGTCATCTCATCGCCTCCGGCTGGTCCCATCCTCCTTCCGCCCAGTTGCCGATTCTGATGGCGTCGTCGCCATCTTCTTTAGTGACTCAGAGAGCACACTAGTTCTTCTCCGTTCAAGCGTCGTCTTCATTATCTCCAGCTTTTTAGAGCCCTAGCAGATAGCAGCGGATGATGTACCTCTCTCGCAATCCATCTCTCTCTACCACTGACCCGACCTTACTTCTTGACGGTCGTCACCAATTCCACGACGTCTTCTCCGACGAAGAGCAGCAGCAACAATTCTCCCGTTCCTCCATAAGCTCTTAGTTTTGGCTCACCGGTTCTTAGTTCCAGTTGTCTTCTCCAACGCTCTGTTCATTTTGCTCTTTGGTTTCTGGTGGCAACTCTACCCTTCTCTCGTCATTTCTCAGCCTCCGGCATTCGCTCAAGCTCGTTTGTCGTTCACTCAACCTCTCTGGAAGTCTCTGGTCAACTCTCAACCTCATCTTCTCCTGTAGTTCTCCAGCGTCTCCATTTTTTCTCCAATCTGTGtgctctctctatttttttttcggCTATCTTGTAGTTTCTCAACATCTTAGTTCTTAGTCCTGGTTGGTGCATCTCCGGCGCTATCTGGTTCTCAGCTTTTCCCATCTTCTCAACTAATTTTCTCCAGTATCACCGGTGCTCGCAGCAGTTTCTTCGGAGCTCTGTTATCCTCTCTGGCGTGTTTCAAACTCGCATGCATGTGGTCCTCTCTCGGCTGCATCTCTATTTATCGGCATCTTTCCATAGTTCTCTCTCGGCTCTCTAACGCAGCAGTCATTGGCGTCATTATTCCGATCATCTCCTCTAGGCGTCTCAGTTCATCTCTATCTCTCCAGTGACCTCTGGGTAGTCTCCAGCCAGACCTGCCTTCTCCGACCTCATCCCAGTGCACCATTCATTCTCCGACGTCATATATGTTCTTCGACATTCTTATATTAATCAATTGCTGAATTTGCCTTTCCGTTATTATGGTGAGATTATCAAATCGAAGGTTTACATATTTTTTGGCCGTCACAAAGATTGATTTGACTTGATTTGGCGGTTTGATTAATCTAAACTGATATGACATTATGTCCAACATCACATCTGGTTCTTCAATGACTACAAATACTGTCACAGGTTCTTCAATTTCTTTTGAGATTGCTGTTCCTGGTCTCACCAGCGAACAATATCGTtaactcttggatcttttatcgcTCTTAAACACCAATTCtgccaattttgctggtaaccttGCGTCTTGTCATTCTGCGTTCCTTTTCTAATACTGAATGAATTATTGATTCAAGTGCCTCCGATaatatgacttccaatttgtcctTTTTTTCTAATTCACTCTTCTTAATCAGCTATGCCCCATTAAGCTttcaaatggtgacattgtttctTTTACTCATATTGGCACTATGCGTTTTTGTCCTACTTTCTCTTTTTAATGTTCTTTATgtgtatttatttaaatttaatttattgtccatcagcaaacttaccactgatctcaattgcgttgtcatattttttttcctatcTTTTGTGTTTTTTAGGACCTATCAACGAGCAGGATGATTGAAATGTGTGAAGTACGGGATagactttaccactataaacctccctccgcctcagttttccactctcagcttgttctgacactactctttggcatcaacgtcttggtcaTCCTTCTATTTCAAGTATTccaaaaactttaaatatttcttgttctCATTTGCCTTGTAATGTTTGTACTAGAGTAAAATACACttgtttacctttttctttaaatacaaataagagcacattttaTTTTAATCAGATTTATCGGATATATGAGGTGGTTATCCTACAACATCActctctggtgcacattattttttaacaattgtggatgacTACTCGTGTGCTACATAGGTCTATCTTATGCGCATTAAATCTAATAATTTCACTTGCCTTAAAATTTTTCGTGCCatggtcaaaaatcatttcaattgcactattaagcacgtacgcactgataatggtcgagaatttctatccaccctgcttcaaacttttttccatgatcaaggctTTTTTCACGAGcacacatgtgtggatacacctcagcAGAATGGTGTTGTCGTGCGTAAACAtcgccatcttcttaatgtgactcgatgtttacgttttcaagctaatctttCCATCTATTTTTGGGGCAAATGCATTCTCACAACCACATATTAAATTAACCGCACTTCTTCAcccagcctcaatcataagtccctttatgaacttctttttcagaaaccaccatcgtatacacacttgtgagtgtttgggtgcttgtacTATGCCCAAACCGCTCACCAACAtcgcgataaattctctccttgtgctcttcgatgtgtttttttcggttatcctgctcatcataaggtttatcgtgtatacgatcttgaaaacaaaaaaattttcatctcccATGATGTCacctttgaagaaaatgtttttccctatcatctcatacctccaACTCCTACATCTTCTCCCGTCCTTTtccttcctattcctgatatacacccttcctacactttacctactCAGTAAACCACACCTTCCCCTGGCCCCTcacctctctctccttctcccttggtatcctcattgacaccctcaccctcacccccttccccaccaccccctccacccatctcttcacggcccaaacgagccatcacacatccctcttacttggatgAATTTGCCctattttaccaaagtcctccacaaCTTCACAAGTATATAGTTTTGTATACcctaattatatatttaattttgatACAAAATTATACAATTCAAAAGTATACACTAAAATTTTGCaataggtattttttttttatttaatctaGCATTGATAAAATCttacaattaattttttttttaaaataatcaatTCGTAGAAAATTAGAACTGAGATGcaaccatatttttgaaatcatcaAACCTCTCATTTGACTTGTCTTTATGATAAAAGATACTAACCATAGTGCTTAATGCAGGtttatgtttgtagaaagttTTCAAATAAAAGAGTGAACATTCACGTATCTCATTTCACTttaattataacaatattttgaTTAGATAGAATACTTAATGACAACAATTTAGATTAGTATAACATGTATATTGGTGTGTATATTTAAACCACATATTGTTCAACACGTAAATTAGATATTAAGACATGTTCCTAATTAATTCAAAATTAATATTTTACGATGAAGCCATATTAAgagaaaatagtttaattttaAAGCTAAACAACACATATAAGTTGGTTTCACACAATCTTTTGATAGTTTAAATCCAAAAGTACATAGGAAAAGAGATGAATCCACCATAGAACAAAAGAAATCTCCAATaacaaacttgaaaaaaaaaatttggatgaTTAAAGTAGAAGATTTTTCGCAAGACTAGAAAATACCAAAGATGAAGATTCTCACCCttagcataatttttttttttttttaaaatgattgaTCTATATACAAACACTACTACAACTGAAGAAATACATTCAAACGACAAATAATTTAGTTGTGTCCTCCTCTTTTATTAAAGTAGCTTTTACTTTATAGCTTTACTTTTACTTTACGTCAGACATCTGCTTTTGAGAAAACAAGTTGTGCTTATGCATTAGCTTTTGCTTGCCTATTTAAGATAACTCTGACCCTTATGTTAGGAGAGGGAAAATTAAGAAGCATTAATATAAGTTTGTTCAGTTCAAGAAATCTCTCTCTTTGAATCTTTCTTTTTATTCCAAACACTAGAGTGTGATGGTTGAAGTTCTAAGGAAGCCTAAGGAAGCTCGTTGGAAGGAGAGCTCGTAGAGGTTCCACATAGACACCAAGCTCCCTAATGGGAAACGAAAGGTTACCTGTTACAACTTTGAACAGGATTGCAGAAAGAAATCAGGAAAATGTAATAAACttgttattaattaatttttctttccCCCTTAGTCACTCTAATCTCAGTTTTGAGTCTAGTAAGGATTCGTgagaaattggtatcagagcccgtgTTCTAAATCAGTGTTTCTCAGGAAGAGAAATATGGTATTATGATCAGCAGAAGAGATAGAGAACAGGGGTCACTTTTTTATCAAaaggctgagagagagagagggagattctTTTCAAAACCTTATCTTATTAGCATGGAGGGTTAATCATTTTTAAGCTTCAGAAAAAGTGTTTTGTGcaagttcaaaaataaataatctaTCTATCGTACAAAAGatgaatttaattttttcttgtaAGCAATCTTCTCTCTTGCCTACATAAAATCAAGATATTCCCATCTAAGTTTGAAACTTCATTAATGGGTGCGAAATTGGCTAATTTGATTAACAAGATTATAATTCTCATCAACCAAATTGATAGAAATTTAATCTATTAACCAATGACAAATTGACGAAAAATCTTTagtttaattgaaaatttaaaattcatacaaaattttaaaatgcttgCTAAATCTCTCGAACACAAAATGTAAAGCTTCAAACCTTTAAAGGTTTGGCAAAGGCAAGAAGTTCTCGTCGCCGGTCGACAGCGCCGCCAGCGGCCTGGCATTCAAATTCTCCTTCAGCTCCGTCAATGATGCTTGGAACTGCTCCAATTCCTCCAATCCCATTCCGTCAATAGCCGCCTCCCACCAGAACCCCCCGCCGCCGCCGTAGACCGCCGCCTTCGCTTCTTCAACGGCGGGCGCCTTCTTTCTCTCCTCCTCTATCTCCTTAAACGCCGCCGCGTAGCTGCGGTTGTACTCATCCGTCGTATGGTGGGCGGCGGCGGACCCCGGCGGCGGGCCTCCGGCGAGATACTGGTCGACGATGGCGTCGACGCTGGGATGCCCAAACGAGAAGAAATTGTTGCCGGGAGACTTGACGATGACGGCGATTTGGACGCCGCAGAGGACGCAGAGCTCGCCGGCTTTCTTGAACATTCCTGCCCGGCGCTTCGAGAAAGAAACCTGAAGATTGCTTTTCTGGTCGATCTGCTTGATCTCGATCTTTTGGCGGCCGGCGCTTCGCCGCCTCCCCTGGTTTGGTGTCCTGACCATGGTTGAAGAATTGAGAGAAAAAAGGGGTAAGAATATAATGTGGCGGTGTGTTTGTCTTAAAACAGCAAGGTAAAAATCTGACTAGGATGATTGTCAGTAACTAATCACTATCATTACATATATACTTTCCTGtttttatttattgtgtatttattataGAACAaatatttaggaataatttgaAATCCTTGACTTATGATTAAAAATACCCTTAtattgttaaataataaatataaaaaaatcccCTTAttcaattttaacatggtatcaagcAAGTTGCGGtcaaaacctaatttttttttccttcttccaTAACCTTCATTGCCGCCACCTACTGTTTCTGAACACACGCTAACACCGTTATCCCTTCGGCATCCTTTGCAGTTTGTGCTTAGTTTTTCGGCATCGTCTCATTGCCTCTGGCTGGTCCCATCGTCCTTCCACTCGGCTGCCGGTTCTGACGACATTGTCGTCATCGTCTTCAGTGACTCAGAGAGCACACTGGTTCTTCTCCGTTCAGGCATTGTCTTCATCGTCTCCGGCTTCTCAGAGCCCTAGAAGACAGTAGTGAAAGGTGTACCTCTCTCGCAATCCATCTCTCTCTGCCGCAGACTTGACCTTGCTTCTCGACAGTCGTCACTAACCCGACAATGTCTTCTCCGGTAAAGAGCAGTAGCAACAGTTCTCTCATTCCTCCATTGACTCTCAGTTTTGGCTCATTGGTTCTTAGTTTCGATTGTCTTCTCCGATGCTTTGCTCGTTTTGCTCTCTGATTTTCAGTGGCAACTCTGCCCTTCTCTCGTTGTTTCTTAGCCTCCGGCGTTCGCTCAGGCCCGTTTGTCGTTTGCTCAACCTCTCCGGCAGTCTCTCGTCAACTCTATACCTCATCTTCTCCGGCAGTTCTCTAGCGTCTCCATTTTTTTGGCAATCTGTAtgctctctgtttttttttttttttcagttgtcTTGCAGTTTCTTAACATCTCAGTTCTCAGTCTCGGCTAGTGCATTTCCGGCACTCTCTGGTTCTCAGTTTTTCCCATTATCTCGACTAGTTTTCTCCAATATCACCGGTGCTCGCAGTAGTTTCTTTGGAGCTCTGTTATCCTCTCTAGCATGTTTCAGACTTGCATGCATGTGGTCCTCTCTCGGCTGCATCTCTGTTTACCGGAATCTTTCCACAGTTCTCTCTCGGCTCTCTCGCACAACAGTCGCCGGCGTCATCGTTTCGATCATCTCCTCTAGGCGTCTTAGTTCATCTCTGTCTCTCCAGTGACCTCTGGGTAGTCTCCAGCTAGACCTGCCTTCTCCAGCCTCATCCTAGTTCATCGTTCATCCTCCGGCGTTGTATATGTTCTCCGGTATTCTCATATTAAACAATCGCTAAATTTTCCTTTCTGTTCTTACAGCGAGATTATCAAATCAAAGGTTACATTTTTTTTTGCCATCATAGAGATCGGATCTGACTCGATTTAGCAGTTTAATTCATCTAAACTGATATGACATTATGTCCAACATCACATTTGATTCTTCAATGGCTGCAAATACTGTCACAAGTTCTTCAACTTCTCCTGAGATTGCTGTTCCTGGTCTCACCAGTGAACAATATcgtcaactcttggatcttttatcgcTCTCGAACACCAACTTtgccaattttgctggtaaccttacttcttgtcattctgctttctttttctaatactaaatggattgttgatttaggtgcctccgatcatatgacttccaatttgtcttcgtTTGCTAATATTACTTTCCTTAATCaaccatgccccattaagcttccaaatggtgacattgtttctGTTACTCATACCGACATTATGTGTTTTTCTCCTACTTTCTCTCTTTTtgatgttctttatgtgccttcatttaaatttaatttattatccattagcaaacttaccactgatctcTATTGTGttgttatatttttttcccaccttttgtgttttttaggacctatcaatgaggaggctgattggaacgtaTGAAGTACGTGATagactttaccactataaacctccctcTGGCAAGGACACTAACTGCCGACGTCACACGCTCCATGCATctgcacgcgtcttcctcgcctGACTGGTGAGATCTGACCCAGACACCCAATCCGTGACCTGGCCCAGCAACCAGCAACCTATAACCAGCCTTGTGAAGATGACCCAACCCAGCACCAGACCCTCTATTATGACCTGACCCGAGCGACTGACCCATGTCTAGACACCGACACGCAACAGGCCTAGAAAATGCCATATGGCTCTAAGGGCGTTCATTGACGTTGTCTTTTGGCTATTAAGTCAAACCGGTTAAGAAAGTTTCTTTTAGCTAATTCAGTGTCATTTGGACCGGTTCTTTGTAACCCAAAactggttcctaaggtttttttttaccttttgaatacattggtg from Malania oleifera isolate guangnan ecotype guangnan chromosome 9, ASM2987363v1, whole genome shotgun sequence carries:
- the LOC131164962 gene encoding agamous-like MADS-box protein AGL62; translation: MVRTPKQGRRRSAGRRKIDIKKIDQKSNLQVSFSKRRAGMFKKAGELCVLCGVQIAVVVKSPGNNFFSFGHPSVDAIVDQYLAGGPPPGSAAAHHPTDEYNRSYAAAFKEIEEERKKAPAVEEAKAAVYGGGGGFWWEAAIDGMGLEELEQFQASLTELKENLNARPLAALSTGDENFLPLPNL
- the LOC131164961 gene encoding agamous-like MADS-box protein AGL62, which translates into the protein MVRTPNQGRRRSAGRQKIEIKQIDQKSNLQVSFSKRRAGMFKKAGELCVLCGVQIAVIVKSPGNNFFSFGHPSVDAIVDQYLAGGPPPGSAAAHHTTDEYNRSYAAAFKEIEEERKKAPAVEEAKAAVYGGGGGFWWEAAIDGMGLEELEQFQASLTELKENLNARPLAALSTGDENFLPLPNL